In the Vitis vinifera cultivar Pinot Noir 40024 chromosome 2, ASM3070453v1 genome, one interval contains:
- the LOC100249892 gene encoding asparagine--tRNA ligase, chloroplastic/mitochondrial isoform X2, with product MAAALAPVVSLRFKPQSAVRLLSAYTKTNPRNFPTTSQTRTVILHFPQLYQPLTPPFIFFGVGAARPRRRCFCTAISGALSSGEAIEKPKPEFFSAETGDKVGEFRKRLRVVDIKGGPDEGLDRLGQTLAVKGWVRTLRVQSSVIFIEVNDGSCLSNMQCVMNSDADGYDQVESGSITTGASVSIQGTLVASQGSKQKVELKVLKIVTVARVRNALAYATHKFFQENGFVWISSPIITASDCEGAGEQFCVTTLIPSSREATDSTVDAIPKAKDGLIDWSQDFFGKPAFLTVSGQLNAETYATALSDVYTFGPTFRAENSNTSRHLAEFWMIEPELAFADLNDDMACATAYLQYVVTYILENCKEDMEFFNTWIEKGIINRLSDVAEKNFVQLTYTDAVELLLRANKKFEFPVKWGCDLQSEHERYITEVAFGGCPVIIRDYPKDIKAFYMRRNDDGKTVAAMDMLVPRVGELIGGSQREERLEYLEERLDDLKLSKDSYWWYLDLRRYGSVPHAGFGLGFERLVQFATGIDNIRDAIPFPRTPGSAEF from the exons ATGGCTGCTGCTCTAGCCCCGGTTGTTTCTCTCCGGTTCAAACCCCAATCCGCCGTCCGGTTACTCTCTGCATACACCAAAACAAACCCTAGAAACTTCCCCACAACCTCCCAAACCCGAACGGTCATACTCCACTTCCCACAACTTTATCAGCCACTTACTCCGCCGTTCATTTTTTTCGGCGTCGGTGCGGCCAGACCTCGAAGGCGATGCTTCTGCACTGCCATATCCGGAGCTCTCTCTTCCGGCGAGGCCATTGAGAAGCCGAAGCCGGAGTTTTTCAGTGCCGAAACTGGCGACAAGGTTGGCGAATTTCGGAAGCGGTTGAGGGTTGTTGATATAAAGGGAGGCCCTGACGAGGGTCTGGATCGGCTAGGGCAAACGTTGGCAGTGAAGGGCTGGGTTCGAACTCTCCGAGTGCAGAGCAGCGTCATATTCATCGAG GTTAATGATGGTTCATGCCTTTCGAACATGCAATGCGTGATGAACTCAGATGCAGATGGTTATGACCAG GTGGAATCGGGCTCAATCACAACTGGTGCATCGGTATCAATACAAGGGACTTTAGTGGCTAGTCAAGGATCAAAGCAGAAAGTGGAATTAAAGGTTCTGAAAATTGTAACT GTTGCAAGAGTGAGAAATGCTCTTGCCTATGCCACTCACAAGTTTTTCCAAGAAAATGGATTTGTTTGGATCTCAAGTCCTATTATTACAGCTTCAGATTGTGAAGGAGCAGGTGAACAGTTCTGCGTGACTACTTTG ATCCCTAGCTCCCGAGAAGCTACTGATTCTACAGTGGATGCCATTCCTAAAGCTAAAGATGGTTTAATTGATTGGTCACAA GACTTCTTCGGTAAACCAGCATTCTTGACTGTCTCAGGCCAACTCAACGCTGAAACATATGCCACTGCTCTTTCTGAT GTGTATACATTTGGTCCCACATTTCGAGCAGAAAATTCTAACACTTCTAGACATTTAGCTGAATTTTGG ATGATTGAACCAGAACTTGCATTTGCTGATCTGAATGATGACATGGCTTGTGCAACTGCCTATCTCCAGTATGTA GTAACATACATCCTTGAAAACTGCAAGGAGGACATGGAATTTTTCAACACTTGGATTGAGAAAGGCATTATCAATCGATTAAGT GATGTGGCTGAGAAAAATTTTGTGCAGTTGACTTATACTGATGCAGTTGAACTTCTTCTAAGAGcaaataagaaatttgaattCCCG gtGAAGTGGGGATGCGATTTGCAAAGTGAGCATGAACGCTACATAACTGAAGTGGCCTTTGGTGGATGCCCTGTGATAATTAGAGACTATCCTAAG GATATTAAGGCTTTTTATATGCGGCGAAATGATGATGGGAAGACTGTTGCAGCCATGGATATGTTGGTTCCACGG GTTGGTGAGCTTATTGGTGGAAGCCAAAGAGAAGAACGACTTGAATATCTGGAAGAGCGTTTAGATGACTTAAAGCTCAGTAAGGACTCCTACTGGTGGTATCTTGATCTGCGTCGGTATGGTTCAG TTCCTCATGCGGGCTTCGGATTGGGCTTTGAAAGGCTTGTGCAATTTGCAACTGGAATAGATAATATAAGAGATGCTATACCATTCCCTCGGACGCCTGGTTCTGCTGAATTTTGA
- the LOC100249892 gene encoding asparagine--tRNA ligase, chloroplastic/mitochondrial isoform X1 — MAAALAPVVSLRFKPQSAVRLLSAYTKTNPRNFPTTSQTRTVILHFPQLYQPLTPPFIFFGVGAARPRRRCFCTAISGALSSGEAIEKPKPEFFSAETGDKVGEFRKRLRVVDIKGGPDEGLDRLGQTLAVKGWVRTLRVQSSVIFIEVNDGSCLSNMQCVMNSDADGYDQVESGSITTGASVSIQGTLVASQGSKQKVELKVLKIVTVGKSDPSFPIQKKRVSREFLRTKAHLRPRTNTFGAVARVRNALAYATHKFFQENGFVWISSPIITASDCEGAGEQFCVTTLIPSSREATDSTVDAIPKAKDGLIDWSQDFFGKPAFLTVSGQLNAETYATALSDVYTFGPTFRAENSNTSRHLAEFWMIEPELAFADLNDDMACATAYLQYVVTYILENCKEDMEFFNTWIEKGIINRLSDVAEKNFVQLTYTDAVELLLRANKKFEFPVKWGCDLQSEHERYITEVAFGGCPVIIRDYPKDIKAFYMRRNDDGKTVAAMDMLVPRVGELIGGSQREERLEYLEERLDDLKLSKDSYWWYLDLRRYGSVPHAGFGLGFERLVQFATGIDNIRDAIPFPRTPGSAEF, encoded by the exons ATGGCTGCTGCTCTAGCCCCGGTTGTTTCTCTCCGGTTCAAACCCCAATCCGCCGTCCGGTTACTCTCTGCATACACCAAAACAAACCCTAGAAACTTCCCCACAACCTCCCAAACCCGAACGGTCATACTCCACTTCCCACAACTTTATCAGCCACTTACTCCGCCGTTCATTTTTTTCGGCGTCGGTGCGGCCAGACCTCGAAGGCGATGCTTCTGCACTGCCATATCCGGAGCTCTCTCTTCCGGCGAGGCCATTGAGAAGCCGAAGCCGGAGTTTTTCAGTGCCGAAACTGGCGACAAGGTTGGCGAATTTCGGAAGCGGTTGAGGGTTGTTGATATAAAGGGAGGCCCTGACGAGGGTCTGGATCGGCTAGGGCAAACGTTGGCAGTGAAGGGCTGGGTTCGAACTCTCCGAGTGCAGAGCAGCGTCATATTCATCGAG GTTAATGATGGTTCATGCCTTTCGAACATGCAATGCGTGATGAACTCAGATGCAGATGGTTATGACCAG GTGGAATCGGGCTCAATCACAACTGGTGCATCGGTATCAATACAAGGGACTTTAGTGGCTAGTCAAGGATCAAAGCAGAAAGTGGAATTAAAGGTTCTGAAAATTGTAACT GTTGGTAAAAGTGATCCTTCTTTTCCTATTCAAAAGAAAAGGGTTAGCAGAGAATTTTTGAGAACTAAGGCCCATCTTCGTCCTAGAACAAACACATTTGGTGCG GTTGCAAGAGTGAGAAATGCTCTTGCCTATGCCACTCACAAGTTTTTCCAAGAAAATGGATTTGTTTGGATCTCAAGTCCTATTATTACAGCTTCAGATTGTGAAGGAGCAGGTGAACAGTTCTGCGTGACTACTTTG ATCCCTAGCTCCCGAGAAGCTACTGATTCTACAGTGGATGCCATTCCTAAAGCTAAAGATGGTTTAATTGATTGGTCACAA GACTTCTTCGGTAAACCAGCATTCTTGACTGTCTCAGGCCAACTCAACGCTGAAACATATGCCACTGCTCTTTCTGAT GTGTATACATTTGGTCCCACATTTCGAGCAGAAAATTCTAACACTTCTAGACATTTAGCTGAATTTTGG ATGATTGAACCAGAACTTGCATTTGCTGATCTGAATGATGACATGGCTTGTGCAACTGCCTATCTCCAGTATGTA GTAACATACATCCTTGAAAACTGCAAGGAGGACATGGAATTTTTCAACACTTGGATTGAGAAAGGCATTATCAATCGATTAAGT GATGTGGCTGAGAAAAATTTTGTGCAGTTGACTTATACTGATGCAGTTGAACTTCTTCTAAGAGcaaataagaaatttgaattCCCG gtGAAGTGGGGATGCGATTTGCAAAGTGAGCATGAACGCTACATAACTGAAGTGGCCTTTGGTGGATGCCCTGTGATAATTAGAGACTATCCTAAG GATATTAAGGCTTTTTATATGCGGCGAAATGATGATGGGAAGACTGTTGCAGCCATGGATATGTTGGTTCCACGG GTTGGTGAGCTTATTGGTGGAAGCCAAAGAGAAGAACGACTTGAATATCTGGAAGAGCGTTTAGATGACTTAAAGCTCAGTAAGGACTCCTACTGGTGGTATCTTGATCTGCGTCGGTATGGTTCAG TTCCTCATGCGGGCTTCGGATTGGGCTTTGAAAGGCTTGTGCAATTTGCAACTGGAATAGATAATATAAGAGATGCTATACCATTCCCTCGGACGCCTGGTTCTGCTGAATTTTGA
- the LOC100255037 gene encoding protein transport protein SEC16A homolog: protein MASSPPFAVEDQTDEDFFDKLVEDEFTVPKSSPGFADSDDSDEVKAFANLSIGEAGTGFEDLGGEGGVEVKEEAGSMDAGAAHLGAHVEESGLASSNSFGFDSMVDSNNDLIGDKSMPDSTVIKSSESEDLGVKEVQWSSFYADSAQNESNGFGSYSDFFSELGVGAGDFPGGVEENLNNEARIASREGHRAYNAENSVNYVQYQDGQSHEGIMEQNTDGQDLNNSQYQENTYPGWRYDSSSGQWYQVDGYDVTANVQQGTETNSVSDCAALDGKSEVSYLQQTSQSVLGTVTETGTTENISNWNNLSQGNDKYPEHMVFDPQYPGWYYDTVAQEWRSLESYTSSVQSTIQAQGQQKENEVVGTATESGLTESISNWDQVAQGNNGYPEHMIFDPQYPGWYYDTIAQEWRLLETYTSSVQSTIQAQGQQNQNGVASTTQNSVSSTAQNGFFSTEAVAHNNDHTIYSSIMDQQKSLNFMGTVPLFEKEKASQIHNDANGISSLQSFPTANLSQQYNQPKLEQSEYMHLSTDYYSNQKPVNYAQQSFQSGNQFSYASNVGRSSAGRPPHALVTFGFGGKLIVMKDKSSLMDSSYVSQDPVKGSISVLNLTEVVTENGDPTKGCNYFRTLCQQSFPGPLVGGSVGSKELNKWTDERITNCESPDMDFRKGEVLRLLLSLLKIACQHYGKFRSPFGTDTIENDTPESAVAKLFASAKRNGAQFSGYGALTQCLQQLPSEGQIRATASEVQSLLVSGRKKEALHCAQEGQLWGPALVLAAQLGDQFYVDTVKQMAIRQLVPGSPLRTLCLLIAGQPADVFSTDSTTDVGIPGALIKSQQSAQFGANSMLDDWEENLAVITANRTKDDELVLIHLGDCLWKERSEIIAAHICYLVAEANFESYSDSARLCLVGADHWKFPRTYASPEAIQRTELYEYSKVLGNSQFVLLPFQPYKLIYAHMLAEAGKVSESLKYCQAVLKSLKTGRAPEVDMWRQLVASLEERIRTHQQGGYATNLAPAKLVGKLLNFIDNTAHRVVGGLPPPSQSTVQGNEHDHPLMGPRVSSSQSTMAMSSLMPSASMEPISEWTADGNRMTIPNRSVSEPDFGRTPRQADSSKEATSSNAQDNTSVSGRPSRFARFGFGSQLLQKTVGLVLKSRTDRQAKLGETNKFYYDEKLKRWVEEGTEPPAEEAALPPPPTNASFQNGMPDYNLKNALKNEGSVSNGIPEFKSPPSSELSSGIPSIPSSSNQFSARGRMGVRSRYVDTFNKGGGSPANLFQSPSVPSVKPTTGGANMKFFIPAMAPSGEQTLDATESMPEAAAAADENPSTSTLKDPINYQPLPPSSTTMQRFPSMDSIQNNGVMTNGNGSVSLQTQRPASWSGNFSDAFSPPNMAEIKPLARASSMSPSSSLMHLPMNGGSFGDDLHEVEL from the exons ATGGCTTCGAGTCCTCCATTCGCGGTGGAGGATCAGACCGACGAAGACTTCTTTGATAAATTGGTGGAGGATGAGTTCACGGTACCAAAATCGAGCCCAGGGTTCGCTGACAGTGATGATTCTGACGAGGTAAAGGCCTTTGCGAATCTGAGTATTGGTGAGGCTGGGACTGGGTTTGAGGATTTGGGTGGGGAAGGTGGGGTTGAGGTGAAGGAGGAAGCCGGTAGTATGGATGCTGGTGCAGCTCATTTAGGTGCTCATGTAGAGGAGAGTGGCTTGGCATCATCTAATTCGTTTGGGTTTGATAGTATGGTTGATTCGAATAATGATCTTATAGGAGATAAAAGTATGCCAGACTCCACAGTGATTAAGAGTAGTGAATCTGAGGATTTGGGGGTTAAGGAAGTGCAGTGGAGTTCATTTTATGCTGATTCGGCACAGAATGAGAGTAATGGGTTTGGATCATATTCAGATTTCTTTTCTGAGTTGGGGGTCGGTGCTGGAGATTTTCCTGGGGGAGTGGAGGAGAATTTGAATAATGAAGCAAGGATTGCATCTCGTGAAGGACATAGAGCTTATAATGCTGAAAATTCGGTTAACTATGTACAATATCAAGATGGTCAATCCCATGAAGGGATCATGGAACAAAACACTGATGGGCAAGATCTGAATAATAGTCAGTATCAGGAAAACACCTATCCAGGGTGGAGGTATGACTCAAGTTCTGGACAATGGTATCAAGTGGATGGTTATGATGTGACAGCCAATGTTCAACAGGGCACTGAGACCAATTCAGTTAGTGATTGTGCTGCTTTGGATGGGAAATCGGAGGTCTCTTATTTACAGCAAACTTCTCAGTCTGTTCTGGGAACTGTAACTGAGACTGGGACCACTGAGAACATTTCTAATTGGAACAATCTCTCACAAGGGAATGACAAGTACCCAGAACATATGGTTTTTGATCCTCAATACCCAGGTTGGTATTATGACACAGTTGCCCAAGAATGGCGCTCACTGGAGTCATATACTTCATCTGTTCAGTCTACTATTCAAGCTCAGGGTCAGCAGAAGGAAAATGAGGTTGTGGGAACTGCAACTGAGAGTGGATTGACTGAGAGCATTTCTAATTGGGATCAGGTTGCACAAGGGAATAATGGGTATCCGGAACATATGATTTTTGATCCTCAATACCCTGGTTGGTATTATGACACAATTGCCCAAGAATGGCGCTTACTGGAGACATATACATCATCTGTTCAGTCAACTATTCAAGCTCAGGGTCAGCAAAATCAAAATGGGGTGGCTTCTACTACTCAAAATAGTGTTTCTTCAACTGCTCAAAATGGATTTTTTTCAACTGAAGCTGTTGCTCACAACAATGATCATACTATATACAGTTCAATCATGGATCAACAGAAGTCTCTTAATTTTATGGGGACTGTTCCTTTATTTGAGAAAGAGAAAGCAAGTCAGATTCATAATGATGCCAATGGGATTTCTTCACTGCAAAGCTTTCCCACTGCTAACTTAAGTCAGCAGTATAATCAGCCAAAATTGGAGCAGAGCGAATATATGCATTTGTCAACTGATTACTACAGCAATCAGAAACCTGTAAATTATGCTCAGCAATCATTTCAGAGTGGCAATCAGTTTTCTTATGCTTCCAATGTGGGTAGATCTTCTGCAGGCCGCCCTCCACATGCGCTGGTTACTTTTGGATTTGGTGGAAAACTCATAGTAATGAAAGATAAGAGTTCCCTCATGGACTCATCATATGTAAGCCAG GATCCTGTGAAGGGCTCAATCTCTGTTCTCAACCTGACGGAAGTTGTCACAGAAAATGGTGATCCAACAAAGGGCTGTAATTATTTTCGTACTCTATGCCAACAATCCTTTCCTGGTCCATTGGTTGGTGGGAGTGTTGGAAGTAAAGAGTTGAATAAATGGACTGATGAGAGAATCACAAACTGTGAATCTCCTGATATGGATTTTAGGAAGGGTGAAGTTTTGAGGTTGCTTCTCTCCCTGCTCAAAATAGCTTGTCAGCACTATGGAAAATTCCGATCTCCTTTTGGCACTGACACCATA GAAAATGATACTCCAGAATCAGCAGTAGCTAAACTCTTTGCATCTGCCAAGAGGAATGGAGCACAATTCAGTGGCTATGGTGCTCTTACCCAGTGCTTGCAGCAGCTGCCTTCTGAAGGACAGATTCGA GCAACTGCTTCTGAAGTACAGAGTCTTCTGGTTTCTGGTAGAAAGAAAGAGGCTCTACATTGTGCACAAGAAGGGCAGTTGTGGGGACCTGCCCTTGTTCTTGCTGCACAACTCGGTGATCAG TTTTATGTTGATACTGTTAAGCAAATGGCAATTCGCCAGCTAGTACCAGGATCACCTTTGCGGACACTATGTCTGCTAATTGCTGGACAACCGGCTGATGTGTTTTCCACGGACAGCACAACTGATGTTGGCATCCCTGGAGCTTTAATTAAGTCTCAGCAGTCTGCACAG TTTGGGGCTAATAGTATGCTAGACGATTGGGAAGAGAATTTGGCTGTGATAACTGCCAATAGAACAAAAGATGATGAACTTGTACTTATTCATCTTGGAGATTgcttatggaaggaaagaagtGAG ATTATTGCTGCACACATCTGCTACTTAGTAGCAGAAGCCAATTTTGAGTCATATTCAGATAGCGCAAGACTGTGTCTTGTTGGTGCAGATCACTGGAAATTCCCTCGAACATATGCTAGTCCAGAGGCTATTCAG AGGACCGAGTTGTATgaatactcaaaggtgcttgGAAACTCTCAGTTTGTTCTGCTACCATTTCAGCCATATAAGCTTATATATGCACACATGTTGGCTGAAGCAGGGAAAGTTTCAGAATCATTGAA GTACTGTCAAGCAGTATTAAAGTCCCTGAAAACCGGACGTGCACCTGAAGTGGACATGTGGAGGCAATTAGTAGCTTCTCTTGAGGAGAGGATAAGAACCCACCAACAG GGTGGGTATGCTACAAACCTGGCTCCAGCAAAATTAGTGGGTAAGTTGCTCAACTTTATTGATAACACCGCACATCGTGTGGTTGGAGGCTTACCACCACCATCCCAGAGCACTGTTCAAGGTAATGAACATGATCATCCACTGATGGGGCCTAGAGTTTCAAGTAGTCAATCAACAATGGCAATGTCATCATTGATGCCTTCAGCATCCATGGAGCCCATAAGTGAATGGACAGCTGATGGCAATAGAATGACCATACCTAATAGAAGTGTTTCAGAGCCAGACTTTGGTCGAACTCCAAGACAG GCTGATTCTTCAAAGGAAGCAACGTCATCCAATGCACAAGACAACACATCAGTTTCAGGGAGGCCTTCTCGCTTTGCACGTTTTGGTTTTGGCTCACAGCTTTTGCAGAAGACTGTGGGCCTAGTCTTAAAATCCCGCACAGACCGCCAG GCCAAACTGGgtgaaacaaataaattttattatgacGAAAAACTTAAGAGATGGGTAGAGGAAGGGACTGAACCCCCAGCTGAAGAAGCAGCACTACCACCCCCACCAACAAATGCATCCTTTCAAAATGGCATGCCAGATTACAACTTGAAAAATGCATTGAAGAATGAGGGTTCTGTCAGCAATGGAATCCCTGAATTTAAAAGCCCACCTTCTTCAGAGCTTAGTTCAGGGATCCCATCTATTCCATCCAGCTCGAATCAATTCTCAGCTCGTGGACGAATGGGTGTTCGTTCAAG GTATGTTGACACCTTCAACAAAGGTGGTGGGAGCCCAGCCAACTTATTCCAGTCTCCTTCTGTTCCATCTGTTAAACCTACGACTGGTGGTGccaatatgaaattttttattccgGCCATGGCACCCTCAGGTGAGCAGACATTAGATGCAACAGAAAGCATGCCTgaagctgctgctgctgctgatgAAAATCCTTCAACATCCACTTTGAAGGACCCAATTAATTATCAACCTTTACCTCCATCATCAACGACCATGCAAAGGTTCCCAAGCATGGATAGCATCCAGAATAATGGGGTGATGACAAATGGCAATGGCTCAGTTTCATTGCAGACACAGCGGCCAGCATCATGGAGTGGAAACTTTAGTGATGCATTCAGTCCTCCAAATATGGCTGAAATAAAACCTCTAGCCAGGGCATCGAGCATGTCGCCATCATCGTCTCTGATGCATTTGCCAATGAATGGTGGCAGTTTTGGAGATGATCTTCATGAAGTGGAACTTTGA